One genomic segment of Erysipelotrichaceae bacterium 66202529 includes these proteins:
- a CDS encoding acetyl-CoA C-acyltransferase yields MRKTYVVSAKRSAIGSFLGSLTTVKPVDLGATVVKALLEDGKVAPDQVDELLCGNVLSAGLGQNIGRQVALAAGIPESVCAHSVNMVCGSGLRTVMEGVMSIQTGFNDIVVAGGVESMSGAPYLIPANTRTGNKMGDFKCVDHMIYDALTDAMNGIHMGVTAENIAKKYNITREMQDAFGYASQQKAIAAVDSGRFKDEIVPVEVKLRKETIVFDTDEHPNRKSTPEKMAKLRPAFIKDGSVTAANASGINDGASFVLLASEEAVEKYNLTPLCEVVGIGQGGVDPLTMGLGPTPAIRHALKYADMKLDDVELVELNEAFAAQSLGVVHELVEEHGIDREAFLEKTNVNGGAIALGHPVGASGNRILVTLIHEMIKRDAKTGLASLCIGGGQGTAVIVKRP; encoded by the coding sequence ATGAGAAAAACTTATGTTGTTAGCGCAAAACGTAGTGCAATCGGTAGTTTCTTAGGTTCTTTAACTACCGTAAAACCAGTTGATTTAGGGGCTACAGTAGTGAAGGCACTGCTGGAAGATGGAAAGGTTGCTCCTGATCAGGTAGACGAGCTGCTGTGCGGAAACGTACTGAGTGCTGGTCTGGGACAGAACATCGGACGTCAGGTTGCATTGGCTGCAGGTATTCCTGAAAGCGTATGTGCACATTCTGTAAACATGGTATGCGGTTCCGGACTTCGTACCGTTATGGAGGGTGTTATGTCCATTCAGACAGGCTTCAATGATATCGTTGTTGCCGGTGGTGTGGAATCCATGTCCGGTGCTCCTTATCTGATTCCTGCAAATACGCGTACAGGAAACAAAATGGGAGACTTCAAATGTGTAGACCACATGATCTACGATGCCCTGACAGATGCTATGAACGGTATCCATATGGGTGTTACGGCTGAAAATATTGCCAAGAAATACAACATTACACGTGAAATGCAGGATGCATTCGGTTATGCTTCCCAGCAGAAGGCAATCGCTGCTGTTGATTCCGGACGTTTCAAGGATGAAATCGTTCCGGTAGAAGTGAAGCTGAGAAAAGAAACCATCGTGTTTGATACAGACGAGCATCCAAACCGCAAATCCACTCCTGAAAAAATGGCAAAGCTGCGTCCAGCCTTCATTAAGGATGGAAGTGTAACGGCTGCCAACGCATCCGGTATCAATGATGGTGCTTCCTTCGTTCTGCTGGCTAGTGAAGAGGCTGTAGAAAAATACAACCTGACTCCGCTGTGTGAAGTAGTCGGTATCGGTCAGGGCGGTGTTGATCCACTGACGATGGGTCTTGGCCCTACGCCTGCAATCCGTCATGCCTTGAAGTATGCAGATATGAAGCTGGATGATGTGGAATTGGTTGAGTTGAATGAAGCATTTGCTGCTCAGTCTTTAGGTGTTGTACACGAACTGGTTGAGGAACACGGCATTGACCGTGAGGCTTTCCTGGAAAAGACAAACGTAAACGGTGGCGCAATCGCTCTGGGTCACCCGGTTGGTGCTTCCGGAAACCGTATTCTGGTTACCTTGATCCATGAAATGATCAAGCGTGACGCAAAAACAGGTCTTGCATCTCTGTGCATCGGTGGTGGACAGGGTACTGCTGTTATCGTTAAACGCCCATAA
- a CDS encoding acetyl-CoA C-acyltransferase, protein MRKAYVVAAKRSAIGSFMGGLTNLPLVDLGAAVLSKTIEEAGIDPANIDEVIVGNVIAAGLGQNIGRQVSIKAGVPVEVCAQSLNMLCGSGLKAVMEATMRIQCGFGDIFVAGGVESMTNAPYLVPSKVRNGVKMGDMKMVDSMLHDGLTDGMYGIHMGVTADNIAKKYSISREDQDAFAYASQQKAIAAIDSGRFQDEIIPVEVPGRKGSVTVFDTDEHPNRASTPEKLAKLRPAFTKDGTVTAGNASGINDGASFTIIASEDAVKKYNLTPLAEVIGIGQGGVDPRVMGLGPTPAILHALKYADLKIKDMELVELNEAFAAQALGVIHELKEATGMDRSAFMEKTNVNGGAIALGHPVGASGNRILVSLLHEMQKRDVSIGLASLCIGGGQGAAVIIKRV, encoded by the coding sequence ATGAGAAAAGCATATGTCGTAGCAGCAAAGCGAAGCGCTATCGGAAGCTTCATGGGCGGGCTTACCAACCTGCCCCTGGTAGATCTGGGCGCTGCAGTTTTAAGCAAAACCATTGAGGAAGCAGGCATTGATCCTGCAAATATTGACGAGGTGATCGTCGGTAACGTAATCGCGGCAGGCCTTGGTCAAAACATCGGCCGTCAGGTCAGCATTAAGGCAGGCGTTCCGGTTGAGGTGTGCGCACAGTCCCTGAATATGCTGTGCGGCTCCGGGTTAAAGGCAGTTATGGAAGCAACTATGCGCATCCAGTGCGGCTTTGGTGATATTTTTGTAGCCGGCGGTGTGGAGTCTATGACCAATGCACCGTACCTGGTACCGAGCAAGGTGCGCAACGGTGTGAAAATGGGCGATATGAAAATGGTGGATTCTATGCTGCATGATGGTTTGACAGATGGTATGTACGGTATTCACATGGGTGTTACCGCAGATAATATTGCGAAAAAGTATTCCATTTCCCGTGAGGATCAGGATGCCTTTGCCTACGCATCCCAGCAGAAGGCAATCGCTGCCATCGACTCCGGCCGTTTCCAGGATGAAATCATTCCGGTTGAGGTGCCGGGACGCAAGGGCAGCGTGACGGTATTTGATACCGATGAGCATCCAAACCGCGCATCCACTCCGGAAAAGCTGGCAAAGCTGCGTCCGGCATTCACAAAGGATGGCACAGTTACAGCCGGAAATGCATCCGGTATCAATGATGGTGCCAGCTTCACGATCATCGCCAGTGAGGATGCTGTCAAGAAATACAATCTGACACCGCTGGCTGAGGTAATCGGCATTGGTCAGGGTGGTGTGGATCCACGCGTCATGGGTCTTGGCCCTACCCCGGCAATTCTGCATGCATTGAAATATGCGGATTTAAAAATTAAGGATATGGAGCTGGTTGAACTGAACGAGGCATTCGCTGCACAGGCTCTGGGTGTAATCCATGAGCTAAAGGAAGCTACCGGCATGGATCGCAGCGCCTTTATGGAAAAAACCAATGTCAACGGTGGAGCAATCGCCCTGGGACATCCAGTCGGTGCATCCGGAAACCGTATTCTGGTCAGCCTGCTTCACGAAATGCAGAAGCGCGATGTAAGCATCGGTCTGGCTTCCCTGTGCATTGGCGGCGGACAGGGTGCTGCTGTCATCATTAAGCGCGTATAA